In Deltaproteobacteria bacterium, a single window of DNA contains:
- a CDS encoding ankyrin repeat domain-containing protein, with amino-acid sequence MGAMRRKGIGVLFVAVFMAIMAVSVNAFADLNEDLLNAAYINDQSRLKSLLDKGANVNAKDSSGYAPLHRAAYKGYIDNIKLFLDRGASIDQKDNMGWTPLHWSANMGFLDITRLLISRGANVDAKTTSGLKPVDFARTNNHADVAAFIDKVSSAGQGAAVADESVDKRLLDAAYIDNPANLKSLISAGGNVNTKDSSGYTPLHRSVYMGFFDNVKTLLDAGADIERKDNMGWTPLHWSANMGHLEITRLLLKRGANTSAIDIDGRTPLDHAEAYGHAKVVALLGGKDVPDTAALDTELLDASYGKDLAAIKALIGKGADVNAKDSSGYAPLHRSAYKGNLEVVRLLLDKGANIEQADNMGWTPLHWSAMMGFADVTRLLLDRGANPNAVESGGSTPLDYAVQNNRTDVANLLKGITSSSAATPASSGSVTDRLLEAAYENDVALVKSLIDQGADVNAADDEYGFAPLHRTAYTGNLSITRVLVEKGAAIEKRDKEGWTPLHWAASMGHVTIVKFLVGSGADTSAKTKDGETAAEIAERNGKTEAADALGGKGISAALPDISAIDTNLLNAASEGDTAKARELIKKGANVNVIGVLGATPLINAAMKGHGEVMRLLISSGADIKARDEFGFTAILWAAGKMPSADIDFLVKAGADVNDADSVGYTVLIYAADHGSLDNVKFLLKKGAKVNAKDSYGSTALFWAADKGNTEIVKALLDAGTDKSIKNDKGETAYDVAIKKGNQKAAELIRNYKSGGAAKKGGAKKK; translated from the coding sequence ATGGGTGCGATGAGGCGTAAGGGGATAGGTGTATTGTTTGTTGCTGTATTTATGGCCATTATGGCCGTGTCGGTAAACGCGTTTGCCGACTTAAATGAGGATTTGCTAAATGCCGCGTACATTAACGATCAATCCAGACTGAAGTCTCTTCTGGATAAAGGCGCCAACGTCAATGCCAAGGATTCCTCAGGGTACGCGCCGCTCCACAGGGCTGCGTATAAGGGCTATATCGATAACATCAAGCTGTTTCTAGACAGGGGCGCTTCGATAGACCAGAAAGACAACATGGGATGGACGCCGCTTCACTGGTCGGCGAACATGGGGTTCCTTGACATAACCAGGCTCCTTATCAGCCGCGGCGCCAATGTCGATGCCAAGACGACGAGCGGGCTAAAGCCAGTTGATTTTGCCAGGACCAATAACCATGCTGACGTGGCGGCCTTTATCGACAAGGTATCTTCGGCAGGACAGGGGGCTGCCGTTGCCGACGAATCGGTCGACAAAAGGCTCCTTGACGCCGCATACATAGACAACCCGGCAAATTTAAAGAGCCTCATAAGTGCCGGTGGTAACGTTAACACAAAGGATTCCTCCGGCTATACGCCGCTTCACCGTTCCGTGTACATGGGGTTTTTTGATAACGTTAAGACGCTTCTGGATGCCGGCGCAGACATAGAGCGCAAGGACAACATGGGATGGACGCCGCTTCACTGGTCGGCTAACATGGGACACCTCGAGATAACGAGGTTGCTTCTCAAGCGCGGCGCCAATACGAGCGCCATCGACATAGACGGCAGGACGCCGCTTGACCATGCCGAGGCATACGGACACGCCAAGGTTGTAGCGCTTCTTGGCGGCAAAGACGTTCCCGATACAGCCGCGCTCGATACCGAGCTTCTGGACGCCTCTTACGGCAAAGACCTTGCTGCGATAAAGGCCCTGATAGGCAAGGGCGCGGACGTGAACGCGAAGGATTCCTCAGGCTATGCTCCGCTCCACCGCTCGGCCTACAAGGGAAATCTTGAGGTGGTGAGGCTCCTTCTCGATAAGGGCGCGAACATAGAGCAGGCGGACAACATGGGCTGGACGCCGCTTCACTGGAGCGCGATGATGGGGTTTGCCGACGTTACGAGGCTGCTCCTGGACCGCGGCGCAAATCCCAATGCCGTTGAGAGCGGCGGCAGCACTCCGCTCGATTACGCCGTGCAGAATAACCGCACGGATGTGGCTAACCTGCTAAAGGGCATAACCTCTTCTTCGGCCGCGACCCCGGCCTCGTCCGGAAGCGTTACGGACAGGCTCCTCGAGGCCGCCTACGAAAACGATGTGGCGCTTGTTAAGTCCCTCATAGACCAGGGCGCCGATGTAAACGCAGCTGACGATGAGTACGGCTTTGCGCCGCTCCACAGGACTGCGTACACCGGAAACCTTTCCATAACACGCGTGCTGGTAGAGAAGGGCGCGGCCATAGAGAAAAGGGACAAAGAGGGATGGACGCCGCTTCACTGGGCGGCAAGCATGGGGCACGTTACTATAGTCAAGTTCCTTGTCGGAAGCGGGGCAGATACCTCGGCAAAGACAAAGGACGGAGAGACCGCAGCCGAGATAGCTGAGCGTAACGGCAAGACCGAGGCCGCGGATGCGTTGGGCGGCAAAGGTATTTCCGCGGCTTTGCCGGATATAAGCGCCATTGATACCAATCTTCTTAACGCGGCCTCTGAAGGCGATACCGCCAAGGCGCGCGAGCTGATAAAAAAAGGCGCGAATGTCAATGTAATTGGCGTGCTCGGGGCCACTCCGCTTATAAACGCGGCCATGAAGGGCCACGGCGAAGTGATGAGGCTTCTTATCTCGAGCGGCGCTGACATAAAGGCAAGGGATGAGTTCGGGTTTACGGCCATACTCTGGGCAGCCGGAAAGATGCCAAGCGCGGATATCGATTTTCTCGTAAAGGCAGGGGCCGATGTTAACGACGCCGATAGTGTGGGGTACACGGTGCTTATCTACGCCGCTGACCACGGGTCTCTGGATAATGTGAAGTTTCTTTTAAAGAAGGGCGCGAAGGTCAACGCTAAGGATTCCTACGGCTCGACCGCTCTTTTCTGGGCCGCTGACAAGGGCAATACCGAGATAGTAAAGGCGCTTCTCGACGCAGGCACGGACAAGTCGATAAAGAATGACAAGGGCGAGACGGCCTACGACGTTGCCATCAAGAAGGGCAACCAGAAGGCCGCAGAGCTTATAAGGAACTATAAATCCGGCGGCGCAGCAAAGAAGGGCGGCGCAAAGAAGAAGTAG
- a CDS encoding ankyrin repeat domain-containing protein: MNRIAKLLCLVVILLAFYGCASGQKTVVKKDGGPEMLRPVDADLVAAIKKKDAAAVKALLKKGADPNVIYDNKGHKCSAELPKCDFARVPLLDAIESDSDEIVTALLDGGADVEAKMFKEMGQKPLLHAVRIAAIAYGGSDSSIVRLLLDRKADPNAASIAGTPVLAMAIVFEHLEIIKLLLDKGAKVYFTTEFLETRYVIYDTKELGGGSSSVLSSLCYNENKTAGEKEKILREFKKRGFLTKEFLNDTLVGCVRWPNDGNQSAIGLLLDFGADKDATDMLSESPLDVALKAGNGVAARFLINKGARLDLKGGSGSKYLVLAARSLDVELVEYILKKGVKINSVDASNDVALSVVLKNFGIVSDPSYHEPRIKMAEYLLSMGADMNMMLGEEPLLFAVAKATSVEGVKFLLRKGVDINKKDKQGRGVAEAYKAYTSVVGDDMTALLSGESSFGLFSAVKAGDMARVKELIEEKNIEINSINDSGETPLYLAAASANGTMVEYLIKRGASLNAKENVKGKTALHAAIENGNIMTVNTLVAAGVNVTSEDNEGRRPVHYAVMINDEEKLRAIARAGADMNARDFEGVSSLHMALLKGNMKIAAVLVSLGANINVMNNLGDTPLHGAVTSKAAEAVEFLISSGSSVNAKNNEGRTPLHAAVTSGEYKTVKLLASVSGADVNAQDKTGITPLHLAALAGRDDMAFILIKRGASVSLKNNDGKSALDIARESKKQKLVDVVTNVRPDAL, from the coding sequence ATGAATAGAATAGCGAAGCTTCTGTGCCTGGTAGTTATTTTGCTTGCGTTTTACGGCTGCGCCTCGGGGCAAAAAACTGTTGTAAAGAAAGACGGCGGCCCTGAGATGCTAAGGCCCGTGGACGCTGACCTTGTTGCAGCCATAAAGAAAAAGGATGCTGCCGCAGTCAAGGCGCTTCTTAAAAAGGGCGCTGACCCGAATGTGATTTATGACAATAAAGGCCATAAATGTAGTGCGGAATTGCCAAAGTGTGATTTTGCCAGGGTTCCGTTGCTCGATGCCATAGAGAGCGATTCCGACGAGATTGTTACTGCGCTTTTGGACGGCGGGGCAGATGTAGAAGCGAAGATGTTCAAAGAAATGGGTCAGAAACCGCTGCTACATGCTGTCAGAATCGCTGCGATAGCTTATGGCGGCAGCGATAGCTCTATTGTAAGGCTGTTGTTGGATAGAAAGGCCGACCCCAATGCTGCCAGTATTGCCGGAACCCCGGTACTTGCCATGGCAATTGTCTTCGAACATCTCGAAATTATCAAATTACTTCTTGATAAAGGAGCGAAGGTTTATTTTACTACTGAGTTTTTGGAGACCAGATATGTTATTTACGATACCAAGGAGCTTGGCGGAGGCTCATCTTCGGTGCTTTCCTCGTTGTGCTATAACGAAAATAAGACTGCTGGAGAAAAAGAAAAGATACTTAGGGAATTTAAAAAGAGGGGGTTTCTGACCAAGGAATTTTTGAACGACACTCTTGTCGGGTGTGTGAGATGGCCGAATGACGGTAATCAGTCGGCTATTGGGCTGCTTTTGGATTTTGGCGCCGACAAGGACGCAACCGACATGCTCAGCGAGTCGCCACTTGATGTTGCGCTTAAGGCAGGCAACGGGGTTGCGGCAAGATTTCTCATCAACAAAGGCGCAAGGCTCGACCTTAAGGGCGGCAGCGGGTCGAAGTACCTTGTGCTTGCTGCCCGTTCGCTCGATGTAGAGCTTGTGGAGTATATACTTAAGAAAGGCGTTAAGATAAACTCCGTTGACGCAAGCAATGATGTCGCGCTGTCCGTCGTGCTTAAAAATTTCGGCATTGTGAGCGATCCGAGTTATCATGAGCCGCGCATAAAGATGGCCGAGTACCTCTTGTCCATGGGAGCTGATATGAATATGATGCTCGGCGAGGAGCCGCTTCTCTTTGCGGTGGCAAAGGCCACCAGTGTCGAAGGTGTGAAGTTTCTCCTTCGAAAGGGCGTGGACATAAACAAGAAGGATAAGCAGGGCAGGGGCGTTGCAGAGGCGTACAAGGCGTATACCAGCGTTGTTGGCGATGATATGACAGCGCTTCTCTCGGGCGAGAGTTCTTTCGGGCTCTTTAGCGCAGTAAAGGCAGGCGACATGGCAAGGGTGAAGGAGCTTATAGAGGAAAAAAATATTGAGATAAACTCAATAAATGACAGCGGCGAAACACCGCTCTACCTTGCCGCCGCCTCCGCAAACGGCACTATGGTCGAATACCTTATAAAGCGCGGCGCGTCGCTCAATGCAAAAGAAAACGTGAAGGGCAAGACGGCGCTTCACGCGGCCATAGAGAACGGCAATATAATGACCGTTAATACGCTCGTAGCCGCAGGCGTAAACGTCACATCCGAAGATAACGAAGGCAGGCGGCCCGTGCACTATGCCGTCATGATAAACGACGAGGAGAAGCTTCGGGCGATAGCAAGGGCCGGGGCGGATATGAATGCGCGCGACTTCGAAGGGGTATCTTCTTTGCACATGGCGCTTTTGAAGGGCAATATGAAGATTGCCGCAGTGCTCGTATCTCTTGGAGCCAATATAAATGTTATGAATAACCTTGGCGATACGCCGCTTCACGGGGCCGTGACATCAAAGGCCGCTGAAGCCGTTGAGTTCCTTATATCGAGCGGCTCAAGCGTGAACGCAAAGAATAACGAAGGCAGGACGCCGCTCCACGCGGCAGTGACCTCCGGCGAGTATAAGACAGTTAAGCTCCTGGCCTCTGTGTCAGGCGCCGACGTAAACGCGCAGGACAAGACAGGGATAACGCCGCTTCACCTTGCGGCCCTTGCCGGAAGAGACGATATGGCATTTATACTTATAAAGCGCGGTGCAAGCGTGTCGTTAAAGAACAATGACGGCAAGAGCGCCCTGGACATAGCGCGCGAGAGTAAAAAACAGAAGCTCGTGGACGTCGTGACCAATGTCAGGCCCGATGCCCTGTAG
- a CDS encoding archease, whose product MEHTADIGIRAEGAALEEVVEAAAEALLNSVFDLESVSSSISVSFGAEAPDEAAAIVEALNELLFIIDRHSLAVKRLRTVKVIKKAGSVLIIAAAHGEPFNEQRHEVKTEVKAATYSGLKYEEKDVTCSFECVLDV is encoded by the coding sequence ATGGAACATACGGCTGATATCGGCATAAGGGCCGAAGGCGCTGCGCTTGAAGAGGTCGTGGAAGCGGCAGCGGAGGCGCTTCTTAATTCGGTCTTTGACCTTGAAAGCGTTTCTTCATCGATTTCAGTAAGCTTTGGCGCAGAGGCCCCTGACGAGGCAGCCGCAATAGTCGAGGCATTAAATGAACTCCTCTTTATAATCGACAGGCACTCGCTCGCTGTCAAAAGGTTACGCACAGTCAAAGTAATAAAAAAAGCCGGAAGCGTCCTTATAATAGCTGCGGCGCACGGAGAGCCGTTTAACGAACAAAGGCACGAGGTAAAGACCGAGGTAAAGGCAGCCACGTACTCCGGCCTTAAATACGAGGAAAAGGACGTGACGTGCTCATTTGAGTGCGTGCTCGACGTATAA
- a CDS encoding RtcB family protein — protein sequence MKTRKLTDSTWEISKDGKMLVHGIVYADKELFDELLRDLDEKKAGSFTAALKQVENVAMLPGIIKASLAMADIHPGYGFPIGGVAAFDMDTGVVSVAGVGFDINCGVRVLKTPLEKKDVEGIKEDLAREFFHTVPSGVGSTGDIKLNSGEIDEVLVKGSRYVVELGYGFDDDLEYTEERGAVKGAIPENVSHHAKERQYKQVGTLGSGNHYLELQWVEEIYDEKAASAYGIRKNQLLISIHSGSRALGHQIGTDYLKTLERAAKKYGIEVRDRELVCAPIKSAEGQEYIGAVNAGINSAFANRQAIGHLARLAFSKVTGVKPKDVTLLYDVGHNTCKAEEHEVGDVRKTLLVHRKGATRAFGPGRQEVPEAYRAVGQPLLVGGSMGTASYILRGTEKGMAETFGSAVHGAGRSLSRMAAKKRFRAEDVKRELKEQGIVVISKSRSGMSEEAPGAYKDVDRVVDIMHNAGVNAKVARLKPLVCIKG from the coding sequence ATGAAAACAAGAAAGCTCACCGACTCAACCTGGGAAATCTCAAAAGACGGCAAAATGCTTGTCCACGGAATAGTGTACGCTGACAAGGAACTATTCGACGAGCTGCTGCGTGACCTTGACGAGAAAAAAGCCGGCAGCTTTACTGCCGCGCTAAAGCAGGTCGAAAATGTCGCAATGCTGCCCGGCATAATAAAGGCGTCTCTCGCGATGGCGGACATACACCCGGGCTACGGCTTTCCAATAGGCGGTGTGGCGGCCTTTGATATGGACACAGGGGTCGTAAGTGTCGCGGGTGTTGGGTTCGACATAAACTGCGGAGTACGCGTCTTAAAGACCCCGCTCGAGAAAAAAGACGTCGAAGGAATAAAAGAAGACCTTGCCAGAGAGTTCTTCCACACAGTTCCCTCGGGCGTTGGCTCTACAGGTGATATAAAGCTAAATAGCGGCGAGATAGACGAAGTGCTTGTAAAGGGCTCCCGCTACGTTGTCGAGCTCGGCTACGGCTTTGATGATGACCTCGAATACACAGAAGAGCGCGGCGCTGTAAAAGGCGCTATCCCGGAAAACGTCAGCCACCACGCAAAGGAACGGCAGTATAAGCAGGTAGGAACGCTCGGGAGCGGCAACCACTACCTCGAGCTCCAGTGGGTCGAAGAGATATACGACGAAAAAGCGGCCTCGGCATACGGCATAAGAAAAAATCAGCTTCTTATCTCCATACACTCCGGAAGCCGCGCCCTTGGTCACCAGATAGGCACGGATTACCTAAAAACTCTGGAACGCGCAGCCAAGAAATACGGCATCGAAGTGCGCGACAGAGAGCTCGTGTGCGCGCCCATAAAGAGCGCCGAAGGCCAGGAATACATCGGCGCGGTGAACGCAGGCATAAACTCCGCATTTGCGAACAGACAGGCAATCGGGCATCTTGCGAGGCTTGCCTTCTCCAAAGTAACGGGCGTAAAGCCAAAGGACGTCACGCTCCTTTACGACGTCGGGCACAACACATGCAAGGCCGAAGAGCACGAAGTGGGCGACGTGCGTAAAACACTCCTCGTGCACAGAAAAGGCGCAACAAGGGCATTTGGCCCCGGAAGACAGGAAGTCCCGGAGGCATACAGGGCTGTTGGGCAGCCGCTTTTGGTCGGCGGCTCCATGGGCACGGCATCATACATACTTCGCGGCACTGAAAAAGGCATGGCAGAGACATTCGGAAGCGCGGTGCACGGCGCGGGACGGTCGCTCTCGAGAATGGCAGCTAAAAAGCGCTTTCGCGCAGAAGATGTAAAACGCGAATTGAAGGAACAAGGCATCGTGGTCATATCGAAGAGCAGAAGCGGTATGTCGGAAGAAGCCCCAGGGGCGTACAAGGACGTGGACAGGGTCGTTGACATTATGCACAATGCCGGGGTGAACGCAAAGGTTGCTCGCTTAAAACCCCTTGTGTGCATCAAGGGATAA
- the gpmI gene encoding 2,3-bisphosphoglycerate-independent phosphoglycerate mutase — protein MKPVVLVILDGWGSNIIKDGNAMVRASLPNISALIRSYPNTLISTSGYSVGLPKGQMGNSEVGHLTLGSGRVIYQELTRINKAVEEKTLGKSPELKAVFDKVKAKGSALHLLGLLSDGGVHSHIDHLEALVIEAKAAGIGSIFIHAFMDGRDTPPESGKGYMEDLQKRLARIGAGKVSTVSGRFYAMDRDKRWDRVERAYNAMTGGEGAKNQDPVAAIFDSYKRRVTDEFIEPVVIVENGKPVGLIKDNDVVIFFNFRSDRARELSHALVDKEFEGFKRKAAPSLSAFLTMTEYEESLKVPAIFAPSPLKNILGEVLSRNGIKQFRVSETEKYAHVTFFFNGGVEKPFDGEDRLLIPSVKDVPTYDLKPEMRAKEIADAAAEKIRQGGYGFILINFANGDMVGHTGVMDAAVRACEAVDNAVGTVTEASRENGFAVIITSDHGNVEQLVDYSTGEPHTAHTTNLVPFMLIDDSLKDVKLKEGRGLADVAPTVLKVMGLDIPKDMEGEPVF, from the coding sequence GTGAAACCGGTAGTTCTCGTGATACTCGACGGATGGGGCTCCAACATCATCAAGGACGGCAACGCCATGGTAAGGGCGAGCCTTCCAAACATCTCGGCGCTTATTCGCAGTTATCCTAATACTCTTATATCGACATCCGGCTATTCCGTCGGCCTTCCAAAAGGGCAGATGGGAAATAGCGAGGTGGGGCACTTAACGCTTGGCTCAGGGCGCGTCATATACCAGGAGCTTACGCGCATCAATAAGGCTGTCGAGGAAAAAACGCTGGGCAAGAGCCCGGAGCTCAAGGCGGTATTCGACAAGGTGAAGGCAAAGGGCTCGGCGCTGCATCTCTTGGGGCTTCTCTCGGATGGCGGCGTTCACAGCCACATAGACCACCTCGAAGCGCTTGTTATCGAGGCAAAGGCCGCTGGCATAGGCAGTATTTTCATACACGCGTTCATGGACGGCCGCGATACCCCACCTGAGAGCGGCAAGGGCTACATGGAAGACCTGCAAAAGAGGCTTGCCAGGATAGGTGCTGGGAAGGTCTCGACCGTGTCGGGCCGTTTCTACGCCATGGACAGAGACAAGCGTTGGGACAGGGTGGAAAGGGCCTACAATGCAATGACCGGCGGTGAGGGGGCAAAGAACCAGGACCCGGTTGCCGCGATATTTGATTCCTATAAAAGGCGCGTAACCGATGAGTTCATCGAGCCTGTTGTGATAGTCGAAAACGGTAAACCCGTCGGCCTTATCAAGGACAACGACGTGGTCATATTCTTCAACTTCCGCTCCGACAGGGCAAGAGAGCTATCGCACGCGCTCGTTGATAAGGAGTTCGAAGGGTTTAAGAGAAAGGCAGCACCGTCTCTATCAGCTTTCCTTACCATGACCGAATACGAAGAGAGTTTGAAGGTTCCGGCGATATTTGCGCCTTCGCCGTTAAAAAATATTCTCGGCGAGGTGCTAAGCAGAAACGGCATAAAGCAGTTTCGCGTGAGCGAAACCGAAAAGTACGCGCACGTGACGTTTTTCTTTAACGGAGGGGTCGAGAAACCATTTGACGGCGAAGACAGGCTCCTCATACCTTCGGTAAAGGACGTTCCCACCTACGATTTAAAGCCAGAGATGAGGGCCAAGGAGATTGCCGATGCGGCCGCGGAGAAGATACGTCAGGGGGGCTACGGCTTTATCCTTATAAACTTCGCAAACGGCGATATGGTCGGGCACACGGGCGTGATGGACGCGGCGGTTAGGGCATGCGAGGCCGTTGACAATGCGGTCGGCACGGTTACGGAGGCTTCGAGGGAAAATGGGTTTGCGGTCATTATCACCTCGGACCACGGCAACGTCGAGCAGCTTGTTGATTACTCGACAGGAGAGCCGCACACCGCGCATACGACGAACCTTGTTCCATTTATGCTCATAGACGATTCGCTAAAGGACGTAAAGCTCAAGGAAGGCCGGGGGCTTGCCGACGTTGCGCCGACTGTTTTGAAGGTCATGGGGCTCGATATTCCCAAGGATATGGAAGGCGAACCTGTGTTTTAG
- a CDS encoding 23S rRNA (pseudouridine(1915)-N(3))-methyltransferase RlmH: MKITILSVGALKKEYAKKGVQDYLERISRYLPVEMTEVRDARFAGTGKREAAMKQEAEALLKNLKSTDYVAAMTDKGRAYSSTEFSAFIEKVMAMGSKKRLVFVIGGSYGLHESLTERADSLVSLSKMTLPHDMARLVLFEQVYRAFTIMRNEPYSH, encoded by the coding sequence TTGAAGATAACCATACTTAGCGTGGGCGCCCTGAAAAAAGAGTACGCCAAAAAAGGCGTACAGGACTACCTTGAAAGGATATCGCGCTACTTGCCGGTCGAAATGACGGAAGTTCGCGACGCGCGTTTTGCCGGTACCGGTAAGCGCGAGGCGGCGATGAAGCAAGAGGCAGAGGCGCTTCTGAAAAACTTGAAAAGTACGGACTACGTTGCCGCTATGACGGATAAGGGGCGCGCGTATTCGTCAACCGAGTTCTCGGCCTTTATCGAAAAGGTCATGGCAATGGGAAGTAAAAAACGTCTTGTGTTCGTAATAGGCGGCTCCTACGGGCTCCATGAGTCTCTGACCGAAAGGGCCGATTCGCTTGTTTCTTTATCGAAGATGACGCTTCCGCACGACATGGCGAGGCTCGTTCTCTTTGAGCAGGTATACCGCGCCTTCACCATAATGAGGAACGAGCCGTACTCGCACTGA
- the rsfS gene encoding ribosome silencing factor translates to MVASLISEKMGTDIVALEIKKLSSVADYLVVCSAESDRQVQAIVRHIEDWGKKNGERPLSVVGADVGQWALVDLNDVVVHVFLDRVRGVYDLEGLWADAKHVSVTEKKAVAPKQAAPKKSAPKKSAPKKSVSKKSAPKKTAKKPVKRRAR, encoded by the coding sequence ATGGTTGCATCTCTCATCTCCGAGAAGATGGGGACCGATATCGTTGCGCTCGAGATAAAGAAGCTCTCGTCCGTTGCCGATTACCTCGTTGTGTGCAGCGCGGAGAGCGACAGGCAGGTACAGGCCATAGTTCGCCACATAGAGGACTGGGGCAAGAAAAACGGGGAGAGGCCGCTAAGTGTCGTCGGCGCCGATGTCGGCCAGTGGGCGCTGGTAGACTTAAACGACGTGGTAGTGCACGTGTTCCTCGACCGCGTGCGCGGCGTATATGACCTCGAAGGGCTCTGGGCCGATGCAAAGCACGTGAGCGTTACCGAGAAGAAAGCGGTCGCGCCGAAACAGGCTGCGCCTAAGAAGTCCGCGCCTAAGAAGTCCGCGCCTAAGAAGTCGGTATCTAAAAAATCAGCGCCGAAAAAGACCGCAAAGAAGCCTGTTAAAAGGCGCGCCAGGTGA
- the nadD gene encoding nicotinate-nucleotide adenylyltransferase, whose translation MTKAALYGGAFNPVHYGHLRIAEEVREALALEKVIFMPLFNPPHKSGDAMVSPEARLEMLNAAIAANPGFEVSDMEIKRGGLSYTIETVRELIKGGIEPTVIMGSDQFNVITSWCAYEELILTADIAVVGRPGVITKKVAEALPVELARKFWYDNKSGAYRTDAGRAIYFVDTTPMEISSSAIRALVKEGRSIKYLVPEAVAKLISSRGFYKKGD comes from the coding sequence GTGACAAAGGCGGCCCTATACGGCGGGGCATTTAACCCCGTGCACTACGGCCATCTTCGCATAGCAGAAGAGGTGAGGGAGGCGCTCGCTCTCGAGAAGGTGATCTTCATGCCGCTCTTTAATCCTCCGCATAAGAGCGGTGACGCCATGGTCTCGCCTGAGGCAAGGCTTGAGATGTTAAATGCTGCCATTGCAGCCAATCCTGGCTTCGAGGTATCGGATATGGAGATTAAGCGCGGCGGCTTATCCTACACAATAGAGACGGTTCGCGAGCTTATAAAGGGCGGCATAGAGCCAACTGTCATAATGGGCTCTGACCAGTTCAACGTAATAACCTCGTGGTGCGCGTACGAGGAGCTTATACTCACGGCCGACATAGCTGTTGTCGGCAGGCCGGGCGTTATAACTAAAAAGGTGGCAGAGGCCCTTCCTGTTGAACTTGCAAGGAAGTTCTGGTATGATAATAAAAGCGGCGCATACAGGACGGACGCAGGGCGGGCGATATACTTTGTGGACACTACCCCCATGGAGATATCGAGCTCCGCGATACGCGCACTGGTAAAAGAAGGCCGTTCGATAAAATATCTTGTGCCCGAGGCGGTTGCAAAGCTGATAAGCAGCCGAGGGTTCTATAAAAAAGGAGACTAA
- the arsS gene encoding arsenosugar biosynthesis radical SAM protein ArsS (Some members of this family are selenoproteins.): protein MEEQLTILENKLCGIRGFDEALKLSGGFPLLASGVETLQVNVGYVCNLACKHCHVGAGPGRAEVMTRETMESCLGVAKERGIKAVDITGGAPEMNPEYRWFVKSLSETGCRVMTRTNLSVLMKDDLGDIPGLWADNNVEVIASLPYYLAKQTDRVRGQGVFEASIEALKILNSLGYGIEGSSLKLNLVYNPGGAFMPPSQNGIEADFRHELLARHGVRFHSVYALTNMPLGRFYGFLESSGNLKPYMERLAALYNAAAANSAMCRSTVSVGWDGALYDCDFNQMLGLRCDAVSHIEDFDIKLLSKRRIRTGVHCYGCTAGAGSSCTGEVA, encoded by the coding sequence ATGGAAGAGCAGCTTACAATACTTGAAAATAAGCTTTGCGGCATAAGGGGCTTTGATGAGGCGCTAAAGCTCTCCGGCGGATTTCCTTTGCTTGCAAGCGGCGTTGAAACGCTCCAGGTCAATGTCGGGTATGTCTGTAACCTCGCCTGTAAGCATTGTCACGTTGGGGCAGGGCCAGGCAGGGCCGAGGTAATGACGCGTGAGACAATGGAGAGCTGCTTAGGTGTTGCAAAGGAGCGCGGCATAAAGGCCGTTGATATAACCGGAGGCGCTCCCGAGATGAACCCAGAATACAGGTGGTTTGTCAAAAGCCTTTCCGAGACCGGCTGCCGCGTTATGACAAGGACCAACCTTTCGGTTCTTATGAAGGACGATTTGGGCGATATACCGGGGCTCTGGGCCGATAATAATGTCGAGGTCATTGCCTCGCTGCCCTATTATCTTGCGAAGCAGACAGACAGGGTAAGAGGGCAAGGCGTGTTTGAGGCTTCTATAGAGGCGCTAAAAATACTGAATTCGCTTGGCTACGGCATTGAGGGAAGTTCTCTAAAGTTAAATCTTGTTTATAACCCCGGCGGCGCGTTCATGCCGCCTTCGCAAAATGGCATTGAGGCTGATTTCAGACATGAGCTTTTAGCGCGCCACGGCGTGCGCTTTCACTCTGTCTACGCGCTTACCAACATGCCGCTTGGCCGTTTCTACGGTTTTCTCGAGAGCTCTGGTAATCTCAAGCCTTACATGGAGCGGCTGGCGGCATTGTATAATGCGGCTGCGGCAAATAGCGCGATGTGCCGCTCGACTGTATCGGTTGGCTGGGACGGGGCTTTATACGACTGCGACTTTAACCAGATGCTGGGCTTAAGGTGCGATGCCGTGAGCCATATAGAGGATTTCGACATTAAGCTTCTATCCAAGCGGCGCATACGCACAGGCGTGCATTGCTACGGCTGCACCGCAGGCGCGGGCTCGAGCTGCACAGGGGAGGTAGCGTGA